From a region of the Aeoliella mucimassa genome:
- a CDS encoding glycoside hydrolase family 10 protein: MKSRLAILLLVLCSIPGLCLAGSPPPVAREFRAAWIATVANIDWPSKPGLSPETQRKELIELLDLARDLKMNAVVFQVRPACDALYESQLEPWSEFLTGTAGTAPEDGYDPLEFAVTEAHARGLELHAWFNPFRASHPSGSSKLAADHISKTQPDIVKQYGKYLWLDPGEPAAIDHSCKVVLDVVQRYDIDAVHFDDYFYPYPITDDEGKEISFPDEESWAKYQTSTPARKQLTRDDWRRQNVNHLLERLAKEIKAAKPWVRFGISPFGIYRPGQPESIRGFDAYDKLYADSQKWLVDGTVDYMSPQLYWPIEQKAQSFPVLLEWWQQQNPHERHIWPGLFTSKVLANGEGWPTSEIEQQIELVRKQSTAAGHIHFSIKAIKENRSGLKDLLASQVYTEPCIPPATTWCDAPDSAVNKPHVVVKNQTEGTSLTMSVDQGNVPWLWLVQVETDGTWITKVVPGSAATCVLEQELTSANSIVVSPVDRLNRIGKPVPKSAIEYR, from the coding sequence GTGAAATCACGCCTTGCCATCCTGCTGCTGGTCCTCTGCTCAATTCCTGGCCTGTGCCTGGCGGGTTCGCCGCCGCCGGTCGCCCGCGAGTTTCGGGCAGCCTGGATCGCGACCGTGGCCAACATCGACTGGCCCAGCAAACCTGGCTTGTCGCCCGAGACTCAACGCAAGGAACTCATCGAACTGCTCGACCTCGCCCGCGATCTGAAGATGAACGCGGTAGTGTTCCAGGTACGCCCAGCCTGCGACGCCTTGTACGAGTCGCAACTCGAACCGTGGTCGGAATTCCTGACCGGCACCGCAGGCACCGCCCCCGAGGATGGATACGATCCGCTGGAGTTTGCAGTAACCGAAGCCCACGCGCGGGGACTCGAACTGCACGCCTGGTTCAACCCGTTCCGAGCTTCGCATCCCTCCGGCTCCAGCAAACTCGCGGCCGACCATATCAGCAAAACACAACCTGACATCGTCAAACAGTACGGCAAGTACCTGTGGCTCGATCCAGGCGAACCAGCGGCGATCGATCATAGCTGCAAAGTGGTGCTCGACGTGGTTCAGCGATACGACATCGATGCCGTGCACTTCGACGACTACTTTTATCCTTACCCCATTACCGATGACGAAGGCAAAGAGATCTCATTCCCCGACGAAGAGAGTTGGGCGAAGTATCAAACGAGCACTCCCGCACGCAAACAACTCACCCGCGACGACTGGCGTCGGCAAAATGTGAATCACTTGCTGGAGCGACTCGCGAAAGAAATCAAAGCGGCCAAACCATGGGTTCGATTCGGCATTAGCCCCTTCGGCATCTATCGCCCAGGGCAGCCAGAATCGATTCGAGGTTTCGACGCTTACGACAAGCTGTACGCGGATTCGCAGAAGTGGCTCGTCGACGGCACGGTCGACTACATGAGTCCTCAACTTTACTGGCCAATCGAGCAGAAGGCTCAGAGCTTCCCCGTACTGCTCGAGTGGTGGCAGCAACAGAATCCCCACGAGCGACACATCTGGCCCGGCTTGTTCACGTCCAAAGTGCTCGCCAACGGAGAGGGCTGGCCGACGAGTGAAATCGAGCAGCAAATCGAACTCGTCCGCAAGCAAAGCACCGCTGCGGGTCACATCCATTTCAGCATCAAAGCGATCAAGGAGAATCGCAGCGGATTGAAAGATCTTCTCGCGAGCCAAGTTTACACCGAACCATGCATTCCGCCCGCAACCACTTGGTGCGATGCACCCGACTCCGCAGTGAACAAGCCGCACGTAGTCGTCAAAAACCAAACGGAGGGTACGAGCCTGACCATGAGCGTCGACCAGGGGAATGTTCCTTGGCTATGGCTCGTGCAGGTCGAGACCGATGGCACATGGATCACGAAAGTCGTTCCCGGCTCCGCAGCAACTTGTGTGCTGGAACAGGAATTAACTTCCGCGAATTCAATCGTCGTCTCCCCAGTCGACCGGCTCAATCGCATTGGCAAGCCCGTTCCCAAATCCGCCATCGAATACCGATAG
- a CDS encoding MFS transporter — protein MSATSPEPNSTPVAESSAGAWSWVPSLYFAEAVPFELVMTVSLVFYKGMEVSNTAIAAYTSLLYLPWMIKPIWSPLVDVLWTKRSWIVAMQLTITLGMAGIAMCCGSTSFFMLTLACFWVLAFASATHDIAADGFYMIGMSAHQQAIFVGIRSTFYRLGIIASRGLLVMLAGKLIETSMPTSDAWSRTFYLAAGAFLIVAAYHAIMLPRREKASSDESAEPILHQLVHTIDTFVSKPGVLIGICYILLYRFAEAQLAKVAPLFMLDDRASGGLGLTETDTGFIYGTAGVLMLVIGGILGGLVVAKQGLGKWLLLMAVAINLPNLVYIALAYWLPTNIWVVTGAVAIEQFGYGFGFAGYMLYMLYLAKGAHQTSHFALCTGIMATGMMLPGMISGAIQEWIGYQWFFVWVMVATVPSFLVTMLVPIDPNFGKASAE, from the coding sequence GTGTCCGCTACTTCGCCAGAACCGAACAGCACTCCGGTTGCAGAGAGTTCTGCTGGTGCGTGGTCATGGGTACCTAGCTTGTACTTTGCCGAAGCGGTTCCCTTCGAATTGGTGATGACCGTCTCCCTGGTGTTTTACAAAGGGATGGAGGTCTCCAACACAGCGATCGCAGCTTACACGAGCCTGCTCTACTTGCCGTGGATGATTAAGCCGATCTGGAGTCCTTTGGTCGATGTGCTGTGGACCAAGCGAAGCTGGATTGTTGCCATGCAACTTACCATCACGCTTGGCATGGCCGGCATCGCCATGTGCTGCGGTAGTACGTCGTTCTTCATGCTGACGCTCGCTTGTTTCTGGGTCCTGGCCTTTGCTTCGGCGACGCACGATATTGCTGCTGATGGATTCTACATGATCGGCATGAGCGCCCATCAGCAGGCGATCTTCGTCGGCATTCGTAGCACGTTCTACCGATTGGGCATCATTGCCAGTCGCGGATTGCTGGTGATGCTGGCTGGCAAGCTGATCGAAACCTCGATGCCGACGAGCGACGCCTGGTCGCGGACGTTCTATCTAGCCGCTGGAGCGTTCCTGATAGTCGCCGCCTACCATGCGATCATGCTCCCGCGACGCGAAAAAGCATCGTCCGACGAGTCGGCAGAGCCGATCCTCCATCAACTGGTACACACCATCGATACGTTCGTCAGTAAACCTGGCGTCTTGATTGGCATTTGCTACATCTTGCTCTACCGTTTTGCGGAAGCACAACTTGCCAAAGTGGCTCCCCTGTTCATGCTCGATGATAGGGCATCGGGGGGGCTGGGGCTCACGGAAACCGATACCGGATTCATCTATGGCACTGCAGGCGTATTGATGCTGGTAATCGGTGGCATCCTCGGAGGTCTCGTGGTTGCCAAGCAAGGTCTCGGCAAGTGGCTCTTACTGATGGCCGTGGCGATCAATCTGCCGAACCTTGTCTACATCGCTCTGGCTTATTGGCTACCCACCAACATCTGGGTGGTAACCGGCGCGGTCGCCATCGAGCAATTTGGCTACGGCTTTGGCTTCGCCGGATACATGCTTTACATGCTCTATCTGGCGAAAGGGGCTCACCAAACCTCTCACTTCGCGCTGTGCACCGGCATCATGGCAACCGGCATGATGCTGCCCGGCATGATCTCTGGCGCGATCCAAGAGTGGATTGGCTACCAGTGGTTCTTCGTGTGGGTCATGGTGGCCACGGTGCCGAGTTTCCTGGTGACCATGTTGGTTCCCATCGATCCGAACTTCGGCAAAGCCAGTGCAGAGTAG
- a CDS encoding GNAT family N-acetyltransferase, whose product MRTIQPLRKEDAPALLSLWNSVAEYDRLTLPLLNEKIWGDVDFDAQLSLAMFEGEQLAGFATAVCRQTPQQTTGIIKLLAVDADFQRDGVASELCQALEERCQAQGAIEMRVGESAPNYLTPGVDTRYKAAAELFHARQYVVKGQACNMQVDLAEWSHRNLPSQVQVNNTDSITYARATPADEPAIRDFLEQHWPSWWGEVSVALSNTPSTLHLAMDGDRVIGFAAHNANNRGTGWFGPMGTCPQYRGRGIGAKLLAICLDDMYQAGYPTATIPWVGPVEFYRQQCGAVVSREFVRFSKTLV is encoded by the coding sequence ATGCGAACGATACAACCACTTCGCAAGGAGGATGCTCCCGCGCTGCTGAGCTTGTGGAACTCGGTAGCCGAATACGACCGGCTTACCCTGCCGTTGCTGAATGAAAAGATCTGGGGCGACGTCGATTTCGACGCCCAACTCTCCCTCGCCATGTTCGAGGGGGAGCAACTCGCTGGCTTTGCCACTGCTGTTTGCCGACAGACCCCTCAGCAAACCACTGGCATCATTAAATTGCTCGCAGTCGATGCCGACTTCCAACGCGATGGTGTTGCCAGCGAGCTTTGCCAGGCACTGGAAGAACGCTGCCAAGCGCAAGGTGCCATCGAAATGCGGGTCGGGGAGTCGGCTCCTAACTACCTGACTCCGGGAGTCGACACACGCTACAAGGCTGCTGCGGAGCTGTTCCATGCTCGACAATACGTCGTAAAAGGTCAGGCCTGCAACATGCAGGTCGATCTTGCGGAGTGGTCGCACCGCAACCTGCCGAGCCAAGTCCAAGTAAACAATACCGACAGCATTACCTATGCGAGGGCGACTCCCGCCGATGAGCCGGCCATTCGTGACTTCCTCGAACAACATTGGCCAAGCTGGTGGGGGGAGGTTTCCGTCGCGCTGAGCAACACTCCCTCGACCCTGCACCTTGCGATGGATGGAGATCGCGTGATCGGGTTTGCTGCCCACAATGCGAATAACCGCGGAACCGGTTGGTTTGGTCCAATGGGCACCTGCCCACAGTACCGAGGTCGTGGCATCGGTGCTAAGTTACTCGCTATCTGCCTGGACGACATGTACCAGGCGGGTTATCCGACGGCGACGATTCCGTGGGTTGGCCCTGTGGAGTTTTATCGCCAGCAATGCGGAGCGGTGGTCTCCCGCGAATTTGTTCGTTTTTCCAAAACACTCGTTTGA
- a CDS encoding glycoside hydrolase family 3 protein, producing MPNKSIEMPTSLEEKIGQLINVRIGSNLPPVRTVDADAERIAQLIKSCPIGGLTLFNGVWPTTRDVLEHLQSLATTPLLVGSDIERGCGQQVHGVSVLPHAGAFGAASSVAEETNPSLAYEFGKATAIEARLAGIQIAFGPVADTNTNPRNPIIATRAFGTDPGRVSRLVADYVRGCESQQVATSAKHFPGHGDTEQDSHDSLPQLGRDQASIRSTELPPFVAAIDAGCSIVMTAHVAYPAFDPSGLPATLSAPILKGLLRESLGFEGIICSDSLLMSGVRDRFDHEGELCLAALNAGIDWLLDVADPIGVIDYLVKCVRDGLLDESTVDESASRIIALKQRVCQPLPPQSDFEIQRESILQLGQRVATQAIDSFQSSPTVTLDRTKPTTCLLAKPFVTSIDPPEQPLGKIVRQQFDQAEYFELTPEVDSSTIEAARQSATSSEQVILAMIVKPAAWHKFGLLDDQLALFQELAKLPNTVVVSLGVPGILDKFSESAPRFCAFSDVPVSQAAIIQRLLGISCRPA from the coding sequence ATGCCTAACAAGTCGATTGAAATGCCAACCTCGCTCGAAGAGAAAATCGGGCAATTAATCAATGTTCGCATCGGGTCGAACCTACCACCGGTTCGTACAGTGGATGCGGACGCCGAGCGCATTGCTCAGCTCATCAAGAGCTGCCCCATCGGCGGCCTGACACTCTTCAACGGAGTCTGGCCGACGACCCGCGACGTGCTTGAGCATCTCCAATCGCTCGCGACAACACCGCTGCTTGTGGGTTCCGACATCGAGCGCGGATGCGGACAACAAGTGCATGGCGTGAGCGTGCTCCCGCACGCAGGCGCGTTTGGAGCTGCAAGTAGCGTGGCGGAGGAGACCAATCCTTCGCTAGCTTACGAATTCGGTAAGGCGACGGCCATCGAAGCTCGACTGGCTGGTATTCAAATCGCCTTTGGTCCGGTAGCCGACACAAACACGAATCCCCGAAACCCGATTATCGCCACGCGGGCTTTTGGAACGGATCCTGGGCGAGTCTCGCGTCTAGTTGCCGACTATGTGCGAGGTTGCGAGTCGCAACAGGTCGCTACGAGCGCTAAGCACTTCCCTGGCCATGGCGATACCGAACAAGACTCGCATGATTCGCTGCCACAGTTAGGCCGCGATCAGGCGTCGATTCGCTCGACGGAGTTGCCCCCCTTCGTGGCGGCGATTGATGCAGGTTGTTCGATCGTGATGACCGCTCATGTCGCGTATCCCGCGTTTGATCCGAGTGGTCTGCCGGCCACGCTTTCCGCGCCGATCCTCAAAGGGCTCTTGCGCGAGTCGCTTGGCTTCGAAGGAATCATCTGTAGCGATAGCCTGCTAATGTCCGGAGTCCGCGATCGCTTCGATCACGAAGGCGAACTCTGTCTGGCCGCGCTGAACGCAGGCATCGATTGGCTGCTAGATGTTGCGGACCCCATCGGCGTGATCGACTACTTAGTGAAATGCGTTCGCGACGGGCTACTCGATGAATCGACCGTCGACGAGTCGGCTTCCCGAATCATCGCACTCAAGCAACGTGTTTGCCAGCCGCTTCCCCCGCAAAGCGATTTCGAAATCCAACGAGAATCGATCCTTCAACTTGGCCAACGAGTGGCGACTCAAGCGATCGATTCCTTTCAGTCGAGTCCTACTGTTACACTAGACCGCACGAAACCAACCACCTGCTTGCTGGCCAAACCATTTGTCACCTCGATCGATCCACCGGAACAGCCGTTGGGCAAAATCGTCCGGCAACAGTTCGATCAAGCGGAGTACTTCGAGCTAACGCCCGAAGTCGATAGTTCGACCATCGAAGCCGCCCGGCAATCGGCCACTTCGAGCGAGCAGGTGATACTGGCGATGATCGTCAAACCGGCCGCCTGGCATAAATTTGGCCTGCTCGACGATCAACTGGCTCTGTTCCAAGAACTCGCGAAACTGCCGAACACCGTAGTCGTGTCGCTCGGCGTCCCCGGTATCCTCGATAAGTTTTCCGAATCCGCCCCGCGGTTTTGTGCGTTCAGCGACGTGCCGGTTTCGCAAGCGGCCATCATCCAGCGGCTGCTAGGCATATCATGCCGCCCCGCGTGA
- a CDS encoding DUF1611 domain-containing protein, with translation MEARRIVILTEGHSNPITAKTAVSVLRYRPEEVVALLDSTQAGKTSGEVLGFGGDTPIVASLDDADAPNTLLIGIAPMGGKLPAAWRDIILDALGRGMSVVSGLHDFLSNDQGLVDRAAESGGTIFDVRKNNERDVSHRQGLREDCLRIHTVGHDCSIGKMVASIEVARELERMGHDAKFVATGQTGIMIEGDGCPVDCVVSDFLNGAVEKLILANQHHDILLFEGQGSLAHPRYSAVTAGLLHGCLPHGLIMVYEAGRETINGMPHVPLTPLPKLVEVYETLASIHMPTKLIGVAVNSRLLSPEEADAECQRVSGELGVVACDVFRHGAAPLANAVLELQKELIGSSVASSN, from the coding sequence ATGGAAGCTCGGCGAATCGTCATCCTGACCGAAGGCCATTCGAATCCCATCACGGCCAAGACGGCAGTTAGCGTGTTGCGTTACCGCCCCGAGGAGGTTGTCGCCCTGCTCGACTCGACCCAAGCGGGAAAGACGTCTGGCGAAGTGCTGGGCTTTGGTGGCGACACCCCCATCGTTGCGAGTCTAGACGACGCGGATGCCCCTAACACACTGCTCATCGGAATTGCTCCGATGGGTGGTAAGCTGCCGGCCGCATGGCGCGATATCATCCTCGACGCTCTTGGTCGCGGCATGTCGGTCGTCTCTGGCTTGCACGACTTCCTTTCCAACGATCAGGGATTAGTCGATCGCGCTGCCGAGAGTGGTGGCACGATCTTCGACGTGCGTAAGAACAACGAGCGCGATGTTTCGCATCGTCAAGGCTTGCGCGAAGACTGCCTGCGCATCCACACGGTGGGACACGACTGCTCCATCGGCAAGATGGTCGCCTCGATTGAAGTCGCCCGCGAACTGGAGCGGATGGGGCACGACGCCAAGTTTGTCGCGACTGGCCAGACTGGCATCATGATCGAAGGCGACGGCTGCCCGGTCGACTGCGTGGTCAGCGACTTCTTGAACGGAGCGGTAGAGAAACTCATTCTCGCGAATCAACATCACGACATCTTGTTGTTCGAGGGACAGGGTTCGTTGGCGCATCCTCGCTACTCGGCTGTTACCGCGGGCCTGCTGCATGGGTGCTTGCCACACGGTTTGATCATGGTCTACGAAGCAGGTCGCGAAACGATTAATGGCATGCCGCATGTGCCGCTTACTCCGCTACCGAAGTTGGTCGAGGTGTACGAAACATTGGCTTCGATTCATATGCCCACCAAATTGATCGGCGTTGCCGTGAACAGTCGCTTGCTAAGTCCCGAAGAGGCCGACGCAGAATGCCAGCGCGTCAGTGGTGAACTCGGCGTGGTCGCCTGCGATGTGTTCCGCCACGGCGCGGCGCCGCTCGCCAACGCGGTGCTCGAATTGCAGAAAGAGCTGATTGGCAGCTCGGTCGCATCTTCCAACTAA
- a CDS encoding dipeptide epimerase, which produces MDLAYRVYELPLRHTFTIARGSTNVQPTFIVQLHESGEYGYGEATTNSYYNASAEQMASAVERVRPLLASSSARDPEPLLAELASQLPEDSFALSALDQALHDLWGKLLGKPVYELWGLDLSTAPPSDYTIGIDTIDTMVAKLEEMPGWPVYKIKLGTDNDIEIVKALREHTDATLRVDANCGWTAEQTIEYSPILKELGVEFIEQPLPADDHEGARLAYEGSALPLIADESCVVESDVEKCAGKFHGINIKLVKCGGLAPARRMVAKARELGLKLMAGCMTESSVGISALAQLLPMLDYIDMDGAVLLAEDIAEGVKVEKGICHFSDRNGTGAQLLTGPLT; this is translated from the coding sequence TTGGACCTTGCTTATCGAGTTTACGAACTTCCCTTACGCCATACGTTTACTATTGCGCGGGGATCGACGAACGTCCAACCCACCTTCATCGTGCAACTGCACGAATCGGGGGAATACGGCTACGGCGAAGCGACCACCAACTCGTACTACAATGCTTCGGCCGAGCAGATGGCCAGCGCTGTGGAACGCGTCCGCCCGCTGCTAGCCAGTAGTTCGGCACGTGATCCCGAACCCCTGCTGGCCGAACTAGCGTCTCAGTTGCCCGAGGACTCGTTCGCCTTGTCGGCCCTCGACCAGGCGCTGCACGACCTGTGGGGCAAACTGCTTGGCAAGCCGGTGTACGAACTCTGGGGGCTCGATCTGTCGACCGCTCCTCCGTCGGACTACACCATCGGCATCGATACGATCGACACGATGGTCGCCAAACTCGAAGAGATGCCAGGCTGGCCGGTTTACAAGATCAAGCTCGGCACCGACAACGACATCGAAATCGTTAAGGCACTTCGCGAGCATACGGATGCGACGCTTCGAGTCGACGCCAACTGCGGATGGACAGCCGAGCAAACCATCGAGTACTCGCCGATCTTGAAAGAGCTGGGGGTCGAATTCATCGAACAACCACTTCCAGCCGACGACCACGAAGGGGCGCGACTCGCCTACGAAGGGTCGGCGTTGCCTTTGATCGCGGATGAAAGCTGCGTGGTCGAGTCCGACGTCGAAAAGTGCGCCGGCAAGTTCCACGGCATCAACATCAAACTGGTGAAGTGCGGAGGCTTGGCTCCCGCTCGCCGCATGGTAGCAAAGGCTCGCGAATTAGGGCTGAAGCTCATGGCTGGCTGCATGACCGAATCGTCGGTCGGCATCTCGGCTCTGGCGCAACTGCTACCGATGCTTGACTACATCGACATGGATGGAGCGGTGCTTCTGGCGGAAGACATTGCCGAGGGAGTCAAAGTGGAAAAGGGAATCTGCCACTTCTCCGATCGCAATGGCACCGGTGCTCAACTGCTGACCGGACCGCTGACGTAA
- a CDS encoding serine hydrolase, with protein sequence MLHPRYTQHLMLAAALLLTTCFSTSTKAESPEASRDQKPVPSELEKLVLPLIENHRGEVGVMIRFLPTGETFAYRADQAMPTASLIKFPIMMATYKAIHEGKLKLEQPITLKEDDQVPGSGVLTTHFSPGLQLSLRDAIQLMIAFSDNTATNLVIDQVGIEETNRLMESLGCDETRLNSKVYRRDTSVNPERSQKYGLGSTSCRDMIQLAELVSNDEFLGKEDCEQILKHLYDCTAKSGVPRLLPESIRIAHKTGSVGDSRTDAGLIDTPKGKIAFCVLTTKNDDHSWDDSNEAELLAAEIGLIAYNYFAGDAEAAPPAIARTLKIGAAGDLVEGLQRTLNVRLKPSPNISVDGDFGPNTESAVIAFQKQESLEPNGVVDRQMWKALGPLVDESEAIPTVAEIAAVNEEKLPREPLTGPPIVTCPAWCFVDVKTGTMLAGDNEHMIRDPASTTKIMTAYLVLKYAEDHPEALESTITFSQRADDTSGSTSAVKAGEQLTVGELLYGLLLPSGNDASVALAEKFGELINPDGEGDSYDRFIAAMNDTAKELGMVDTGYRNSHGLTARGHVTTVADMAILGRKALENETFRKIVSTRRYLVEVESVVGYKRQIVWKNTNQLLQREGYLGVKTGTTGPAGACLVAAGERDGVEIVGVVLGSSSTPARYADMRNLFRYVWSNELHLGNKSEVSTTGAPSADE encoded by the coding sequence ATGCTGCATCCACGATACACCCAGCACCTGATGCTGGCGGCTGCCCTGCTGCTTACGACCTGCTTCAGCACTTCGACCAAGGCAGAATCGCCGGAAGCCTCCAGGGACCAGAAGCCTGTGCCGTCGGAACTGGAGAAGTTGGTTCTTCCGCTTATCGAGAACCACCGCGGTGAAGTCGGGGTGATGATTCGATTCCTCCCGACCGGCGAGACGTTCGCCTACCGGGCGGATCAGGCGATGCCAACCGCCAGCCTGATCAAGTTCCCCATCATGATGGCCACCTACAAGGCCATTCATGAAGGCAAACTGAAGCTGGAACAACCGATCACGCTCAAAGAAGACGACCAGGTTCCCGGCTCAGGGGTACTGACGACACACTTCTCGCCAGGGCTGCAGCTCTCGTTGCGAGATGCGATTCAGCTGATGATCGCCTTCTCCGATAACACTGCCACGAACTTGGTGATCGACCAGGTTGGCATCGAGGAGACAAACCGCTTGATGGAATCGTTGGGCTGCGACGAAACGCGGCTCAACTCCAAAGTTTACCGCCGCGATACCTCGGTGAACCCTGAGCGAAGCCAGAAGTATGGCCTCGGCAGCACCAGCTGTCGCGACATGATTCAGTTGGCCGAGTTGGTGAGCAACGACGAGTTCCTTGGCAAGGAAGACTGCGAACAAATCCTCAAGCATCTTTACGACTGCACCGCCAAGTCAGGGGTACCGCGACTCCTCCCCGAGAGTATTCGAATTGCCCACAAGACCGGCTCGGTCGGCGACTCGCGTACCGACGCGGGACTGATCGATACCCCCAAAGGCAAGATCGCCTTCTGTGTACTGACCACCAAGAACGACGACCACAGTTGGGACGATAGCAACGAGGCCGAACTGCTGGCCGCCGAAATTGGCTTGATCGCCTACAACTACTTTGCCGGCGATGCCGAAGCGGCCCCTCCGGCGATTGCTCGCACGCTGAAAATCGGCGCAGCCGGCGACCTGGTCGAAGGCCTGCAACGCACGCTGAACGTGCGGCTGAAGCCGTCGCCGAATATCTCGGTCGATGGCGACTTCGGCCCCAACACCGAGTCGGCAGTGATCGCCTTCCAGAAACAAGAGTCGCTGGAACCCAATGGAGTGGTTGATCGCCAGATGTGGAAAGCCCTCGGCCCACTCGTGGACGAATCGGAAGCCATCCCCACGGTTGCGGAAATCGCTGCGGTGAACGAAGAGAAACTACCCCGTGAACCACTCACCGGTCCACCGATCGTCACCTGCCCTGCCTGGTGCTTTGTCGACGTGAAAACTGGCACCATGCTCGCTGGCGACAACGAACATATGATTCGCGACCCAGCGAGTACTACGAAAATCATGACCGCTTACTTGGTGCTCAAGTACGCCGAAGACCATCCTGAAGCACTTGAGAGCACCATCACCTTCTCGCAACGCGCCGACGACACTTCGGGGTCGACCTCGGCCGTAAAGGCTGGCGAGCAGCTTACCGTTGGCGAATTGCTTTATGGATTACTGCTTCCCTCGGGCAACGACGCTTCGGTGGCCTTGGCCGAGAAGTTCGGTGAGTTGATTAACCCCGATGGCGAAGGGGATAGCTACGACCGCTTCATCGCGGCCATGAACGACACCGCCAAGGAGCTTGGCATGGTCGACACCGGCTATCGCAACTCTCACGGCCTGACCGCCCGCGGTCACGTGACCACGGTTGCCGACATGGCCATCCTCGGCCGCAAAGCATTGGAAAACGAGACCTTCCGCAAGATCGTGAGCACCCGACGATATCTCGTCGAGGTCGAATCGGTCGTTGGTTACAAACGACAGATCGTTTGGAAGAACACGAACCAACTGCTACAGCGAGAAGGTTACCTAGGTGTAAAAACGGGCACCACCGGCCCGGCTGGGGCTTGCTTGGTGGCTGCCGGCGAACGCGATGGTGTAGAAATCGTAGGCGTGGTACTTGGCTCAAGCTCCACCCCCGCTCGCTACGCCGATATGCGGAATCTGTTTCGCTACGTCTGGTCGAACGAACTACACCTAGGCAACAAGAGCGAAGTTTCCACCACAGGCGCACCTTCAGCCGACGAGTAG
- a CDS encoding dipeptidase, translating into MPKHKSPSPTTRLWTCVLVAACCTLAPFALAEDEQDSTLDYGKPIVVSERAKKLHAESLLIDGHNDMPWEIRDKANGDFDRLDISKWQSTLQTDIPRLRQGGVGGQFWSVWVPADYAYRNIARDETIRQIELVRAMIRRYPEAFELALTSEDITRIHSEGKIASLIGVEGGHCIEGSLTNLEHLYSLGARYMTLTHSDTIPWADSATDDPKHGGLTDFGVQVIERMNEIGMMVDISHVSPETMHDALDASKAPIIFSHSSARSVADSPRNVPDEVLKRLNTNDEDGVVMVNFFSGFLVPEAIENYKELFEFRKRVNAEMTEQEAKAAVRQWRKENPMPRGTIHHLLDHIDHIAEVAGAEHIGIGSDYDGVSTLPAQLDDVTAYPYITQGLIDRGYSDEEIRGILGGNLLRVMRKAEQVAEQYKSEQ; encoded by the coding sequence ATGCCGAAGCACAAATCCCCATCACCAACCACTCGTCTGTGGACGTGTGTGCTGGTCGCGGCCTGCTGCACGCTGGCTCCCTTCGCGTTAGCCGAAGACGAGCAAGACAGCACGCTCGACTATGGCAAGCCGATTGTCGTTTCCGAACGAGCAAAGAAACTACACGCAGAGTCGCTGCTCATCGACGGGCACAACGACATGCCGTGGGAGATTCGCGACAAAGCCAACGGCGACTTCGATCGGCTCGACATCTCCAAGTGGCAATCCACGCTTCAGACCGACATTCCTCGACTCCGCCAAGGTGGCGTCGGCGGTCAGTTTTGGTCGGTTTGGGTGCCTGCCGACTACGCGTATCGCAACATCGCCCGCGACGAGACCATTCGCCAAATCGAATTGGTTCGGGCGATGATTCGTCGATACCCCGAAGCGTTTGAGCTAGCGCTCACCTCCGAAGATATCACTCGCATTCACTCCGAAGGCAAGATCGCGTCGCTTATTGGTGTCGAAGGTGGCCACTGCATCGAGGGTTCGCTCACGAACCTCGAACACCTCTATAGCCTGGGCGCGAGGTACATGACGCTCACCCACAGCGACACGATTCCCTGGGCCGATTCCGCGACCGACGATCCAAAACATGGTGGACTCACTGATTTTGGCGTGCAAGTCATCGAGCGGATGAATGAAATCGGCATGATGGTCGACATCTCGCACGTGTCGCCCGAAACCATGCACGACGCCCTTGATGCCTCGAAGGCTCCGATCATCTTCTCCCATTCGTCGGCCAGAAGCGTAGCTGACTCGCCGCGCAACGTGCCCGACGAAGTACTGAAGCGGCTGAACACCAACGACGAAGATGGCGTGGTCATGGTCAACTTTTTCTCTGGCTTTCTCGTTCCGGAAGCCATTGAAAATTACAAGGAGCTGTTCGAGTTCCGCAAACGGGTAAACGCGGAGATGACCGAACAGGAAGCCAAGGCCGCAGTGCGACAATGGCGTAAAGAAAACCCGATGCCGCGCGGCACGATCCATCACCTGCTCGACCATATCGACCACATTGCCGAAGTTGCAGGCGCCGAACACATAGGAATTGGCTCTGACTACGATGGAGTCTCCACGCTCCCTGCCCAACTCGACGACGTGACTGCCTACCCTTATATCACTCAGGGTTTGATCGACCGGGGATATAGCGACGAAGAGATTCGCGGTATCCTCGGCGGAAACTTGCTGCGTGTCATGCGCAAAGCCGAGCAGGTTGCCGAGCAGTATAAGAGCGAACAGTAA